From Primulina huaijiensis isolate GDHJ02 unplaced genomic scaffold, ASM1229523v2 scaffold28027, whole genome shotgun sequence:
GTGAGAAGGAAACAAGCCGGGAGAGGATCTTACAGGGGAAGCTAGGATCAGGAATTTTACTTAAAAGACGGGGTTGAACATAGGGATTTTGCGGGTTTCTTTCCATTTAGAATTGGGTTCTGAGTTAGGATTTTCGTTTGCTGGGAGGAGGAAAGATGGAAAGCCAATTACAGCAGATGCTGAGGAGCCTTTGTTTTAACACTGGCTGGAAGTATGCAATTTTCTGGAAGCTCAAACATCAAGAACAGATGTGAGTGCCATTACTAGTTTCTGGTCtgaatttcaagatttttttatacaataaaatcatcattacagATAGTTTTCAGCTTGTCAAAGAATTTTCATGGGTAGTGACCCATTGTAGATTGGttctttatttattaattttaacagCTTTTACCCGGCAAATTTATGCAGGATATTGACTTGGGAGGATGCCTATTATGACGGCAATCTATGCCCAGATAAGAAATATTTCATCGAGGCAGCTCACAGCTTGAATTATGGGCTATATTCGCATGATCTGTTGGGCTTAGCCCTGGCAAAGATGTCATATCAAGTATATTCTCTCGGGGAAGGGTATGGCTTGTTTTTagcatgtccacaaaatttcctCACATTCATGTTTTACCGGGcttgtttttgttttacttgtgtttgtttttgttttttgttttttgttttttttatctataaCAAAAATCGACTATTATTGTAGCTAATGCTTGTGGCAACATCAATATGTCTCTGAGGGTCAATGTTTTATGAGTGAATTTTGTAGAAACCAATGATTTCTTTAACttcctttttttaaaagatttgtttcTTGAAAGATGCACACACGTTTGATTTGTTTGAGTTTTCTCATCTTTTCTATTTGCGCAGGATTGTTGGACAAGTGGCAGTTTCTGGGAAGCATTCATGGATTTACTCAGATAAGCATGTTGCCGATTTTTCCTCCACATCGGAGGTCTGGAATCTTTTTCTTACGATGTTCAAATGATTCATTTATGGAATAGAgcaattttcataatttaattctTGTTGTGACATCAAGTACAAAACTGATGGTTGTTGTTAGAGAAAAGAGTGTGGTTTACGtagtttttttattgttatgttAACTAAAATTTAGCCTTTTTACTTGAGACATTGTTGTTATAACTTAAGTAGTTGTTAATTGCATAAGAATTTGGTAATTCTTAGTGTAATTGCATTGTTATAGTTCACCTGGTTTAGTGCCCTGTATTTGGTCCCCACTCACATATTTGTAAGAAAGACTAAAAAGCACACTCTGATTGTTGCACGTGGTCCTAGTGTTAGAATTTTCCATTTGGAATATACGGGGCCCAGCCCGTGATTTTTTTTACCAGGCTAGGGATGCTTTGATTATGGTGATCACAACAGGAAGGGGTctcatgtttatgaattttggtTTAATTATGAGAACTGTGGTATGGAGTACGGTGGTTATTTCCCTCTCAATGGAAGAGTCTTTGGAATATGAAACCGAAATGGGAGATATGGCAATAAAAGTGTTGATGAATGGTGTGAAACTTTTTGCTTCTTTATTGCAAATCACATGGTGCCTTTTCACCCGTTCTAATtgaaaaagtttattatttCCAGACTTTTGATGGATGGCAAAATCAATTTTCAGCTGGCATTAAGGTGCATCTGTCATCCTATTTGCTTCTATTTTATACTATCAATTCTTATGTCATTATGTGATTATTTCAGTGATAAAGTGAAATCATCCATTAAAACAGAGTGGCCACTAAACTCATACTTAAGTGGCTTCTGAAAATATTTCctttatatttcaaaaaatatatgtgtgtgtctATANGTAGAATACTGAGAAAATATTCGAACTTGGTGTTGAAGTTGGGCTACATGTTTGATTTGAGTGTGTTTTGTACATGAGTATAAACTTGTTGAGTTGGAGCTCAACTGATAATGCTTGTGGCTCGAGCTTGAATTTTGAACTGAGTACTTAAAATTACATGACCGGTTGTGAAGTCCTGATCATGGATAAAAATAATCAGCTTTGTTTCTTAGGTGAACTCATTTCTAAACTGGCTCGAGCTCGATAAGTACCAATCTGAATCTAAACATTGTCAAGAATATATTGGCAGCTTAAATTACAGCCTGATGGAAATGGTAGAGGAAACCAGCTGAGCTTATCTTCGCTAATATCTTCACATTTTGCTATTGATTTCTCATCATTTCTTTGTTCTTCCTTTTTCATCGCACCAAGACAAAATGATTCCTTGGTGTTTGTAACAATCGGCTATTGATTTATTAAGAAAGCTCAAGTGAAATCTCATGTCCTTCGAAATTCTACTTGCCATTCTGTTTCTTTTGGAAAGCAGCTTCTGAACCTATGTTGTATATAACAACCTGGAGCCTCTTCGGATTTTGTTGAGGTGTGTTAATGATGGTGGATTTCTTGTCTCGCAGACCATTGCAGTTGTGGCAGTTATTCCACATGGAGTCGTACAACTTGGTTCTTTGCATAAAGTATGCCATTTTCTAACTCAACTGTCCTCTTTGCTTCTTATGATTTTTTATGCTGGGCACACTGGAGAAATTGATCGATTACATGCGCTTGTTGGCTGATAGTGCTTTGTATTGGTAGCATAGCCAATGAAGTAACTTATGTTCTcttttttgataaaaatattttgatagatGAGGTATGTTATTATATATGTCTTCTAATCACAGATGCCATGAGGTATTTGTGCTTGATATcatcatgttttcttgatttgaGAAAGTTGGGTAGACCTTGTTTGCCCTATCCTGCATCATTGTGTATACTTCAGTTAAACgagttgataaataaatatatttttttcctttggtTAACATTTGTTTGTGCAATATAGTAACAACTCACATCTACATTTAAAAACCTAAAGAAACAGACAGGAACGACAAATTAGGTTCCCAATTCTGCTTGAAATTTTTCCAGCCACCATCATTGGTTGTCTGGATGATGACATTATAAATACTTACATAAGGGGGGCACTGATAGTCTCCTGATATGGAAAttacattcaatttttttttttatgtttgagcTGATCAGATCTCCGAGGATTTGAAATTGATCAAGCACATCAGAAATGTTTTTTCTTATCTGCAAGATTCTTTAGCTCGTGTTATTCACAGTTCACTTCATAATACCTTACAAAATTCTTGTCTAGTGAGTCTCTCTTTCTCTTCTCTCTATTATCACACTTTCTACTTATCCACGTGTATTTACGTATAAAGTCGATAAACTCATTTTCCCCCTCTTGCATGTTGCTGCATGACTTGTCAGTCAGATGCGTGTGCGAGAATTCCGAATTCAGCAGGAAATCATGACCACAAAATGATTTTGGGCAGCTCTTTTTATGACGATGGGACGAGTTTGTGttctcattttctttcatcCATTGGGAGTAATCACGCGTCTATTTCTCCTCTATCGGGAGGCTCTTTAACACTCAAAATGAAGATGCATGAAAGATCAGAGTGCTCAATGCCGGAGAATGAAATTTCACTTCCCTCAAGTTCTGAAAGTATTCTTACAAGGAAGAAAAGACAAGAAGCAATGGGATCTTTTTGTGAAATTAAGTGTGGAGAAGAAACAAATGACCTGAAGGATTTGGTAAAAAGACCAGAAATCTTGAGTCTCCCAGCTGTTAAGAATGTCAAGGGTGACAACTTGTATTTATATGATACCACCATACCGACTGATGGTCATCAGATGAATTTATCATGCCTTCCTTTGGAAAATCTCGATTCTCTAACATTTCAGGATCAAAGTGAATTTTATGTTCCAGAAACTCCAAGTGAGCAGTTGCATCCAGACTTCGAGAGGAATCTAGAAATAGAAAGCAagtttgataattttgagatGCATCTTTCTCCTTTCAGTTTTTCTTCTGGCTATGAGCTGTATGAAGCACTGGGACCCTCTTTTAGAAAGCAAAATGGCTATGTCTGGGAAGCAGGAAAAAAAAACTCTGATATGGCTATTGAAAATCCTGAGGGAATGGGTAGTAGCAGTTTGCTGATGGAGAACCCTGATATGCACCTTTTGGATGCATTGGTGGCCAAAGTTAGTGGTAAAGATGATGATGCAAACATTGCGAAATCATACCAAGAGACCGAGGAGAGTCTCTTTTCTGCAGAAAGAACACCTTGCACCAGTGTTGGTACCATTAGATCCACAGGCTACTCATTTGATCGAGCCACATCAAGTAGCTTGAACTCAGTACCATGTGGTGTTGAGTCTTTGAAAGGTCTTTTGTCGCCCAGCTCTAGCAGAGGGAGTGGACTCTTGGAAAGGCCATGGGAACCAGTTAAGATGAATAAAAAGAGAACCAGGACTGGTGAAAATTCTAGGCCAAGGCCAAGGGACAGGCAATTGATACAAGATCGAATAAAGGAGTTGCGAGAGCTTGTTCCTAGTGGATCAAAGGTGGTGTCGATACCtatttttttcctgattttgaagtgtttctttttattttccgtATAATATGTGCTGAAACTTCTAAATGACACAGTGCAGTATTGATTCACTTCTTGAGCGAACAATCAAACACATGCTCTTTTTGCAAAGCATCACCAAGCATGCGGAGAAGCTGCATAAATGCTCTGCATCAAAGGTAAGGATTTTATATAGCTCAATCCAAGGTCCTATCACTCCTATTGGTTGGAATTCACTGCTTCAACCTTTCTTCTCACTCATGGGAATATATTTACTAATGAGTGGGAGTTGGCACACAGTCTTGAGGTTCTACTATTTGTGGTAATGCTTTTGAGGTTCACTAGAATAAATGCAAAGAGATGATAAATTTAGAAATGTGACTGTAACGTGGGCCACACAGGTTCATTTGTATTGCCAGTAAGCTCGAACAACTGCATTAACAACTTAATTTGGTGATggaattttataaaatgaattatttgcaACGAAAAGAGCATAATATGTTTGCTAAGGAGAACTTCCATTCCACAAAGATGTTATCATGAATTCTGTAGCGGCATGTTTGCATCTTTGGAATGCAAATTCTATTGAAACTGTGTATTGATAGCCAAGAATTCAGTTCCAACTGGGTTGAATTCGCTACATGttatatatgatttgttttaatCTAAGAACAAATGTGATTTTACAGTTGCTTGACAAGAACACAGATATGTGGAGATTTTCAAGTGAGCAGGGTTCGAGTTGGGCCATGGAAGTGGGAAATAACTCCAAAGTTTTCCCAATAATAGTGGAAAACATAAATATGCATGGGCAAATGCTTGTTGAGGTACCGAAATGTTTCATTATCCATCCATATTTTCTGCAACCAACAACAAGAATGCATAGTTTTTAACCATCAAATGGAATTTTTCTTATCAAAGAGTAGAAAGTTTATACTCATCGAAGTTTGCATAGCAAGAGTTGACTGTGTCGGGAAAAAAAcacatcatatatatatttttatcctcTAATCTTCATcattatccttttttttttttttatctatgtAGATGTTGTGTGATCGGTGCAGCCAGTTTCTCGATATAGCAGAAACCATCAGAAGTTTGGGTTTAACTATTCTGAAAGGTGTTTCAGAATCATATGGAAATAAGACCTGGATATGCTTTGTGGTTGAGGTATAAATCTTATTGTACGTGATATATATATTCAGGGAATCGATTCACATATGGCATGTTGCCTGAAGTGGCATTCCAGTTGGTGAAGTAACTATAGAGTCAAAAAAATTGGTAAAGACAGTTGCTGATTGTTGGAATATGGAGATTTAGAATCCCAATACTTTCATGCGTTGTCTTTGACGATCATTGACTCGTGAAGTTTCTTTTGTTATGCACACGCTTCTCTCTTATTCGTTCATTTTCTAATAGCAACATTACCTGCCTAGGGACAGAACAACAAAAGCATGCACCGGATGGATGTTTTATGGTCTCTGATGCAGATTTTGCAATCTAAGATTTCTAGTTAGTCTCCTCTTTCTCTAAGCATTGGTTTCATGATCCATTCACCTCAAATTCAACCTCTAGAGGCAGCTGTCGACCGCGGGAATTTAATTTTTACGCTTCTTCACTATGACCACTGAGTGTATTTTCTTCTTGTTGTCACTTACAATATCTGGTTTCTTTTGACATTTTTGTGAGATTAATAGATTGAGTgagatttcttttaaaaaaaattctcgtGTCTTATGTTTTTCAAATATGTATTATCAGTTGTCGATGCTACATTTTGATCGCTTCAAAATTTGTCATTTGTAATAAGCgcttatctttttttttccttttcttttttttttttgagagaataatAAGCGAGCTTTTAAttgcaaaaaataataataataatttctccgACAATATACTAAATGGATGGCAATGTGGCGACGCCAACAAAAACTTGGACCCGGATCACCCGTTACTCATCCGAACTCGTTTGTAAACCCGTTGATCGAGTTTAAATtatgtttataaatattttaaaaaataattatttacaacCCGTCTCAAATGGAACGAGTTTAACATTAAACCAAATCCATTCTTATATAAATATGTTGGCCGTCCAACAAAATGAGAAATCGAAGTTGGACGATATGTGTGGATTGGGCCTTATAGCCATAAAACACATTCAAAGAGAAAGAAGCCCATAAAGTTTTGTCCTTGACCATCCCGGTGGAGTCCTGGAGATGTACGTACGTGTCTCCATATTTCTTCGAGAATCACCGACCGACTACCGTGAAATGTTCGAATTGCCCATTAAACAGTTCTTCAACATCGTGGGTCTCTTCCCTTCTTAATCAaatgaattaataatttttaacgtGTAATTAACTGTTTCATTTTCTTGTAGATTTTAGTAGAAGCATTCGATTGTTTAAGAAGGATGGTTCTTACAAGAAATACGTGTACAGCTGTATCGTGAAGCGCTTCCAGTGGAAATCCATGAAATATGATGGATTTTTctctgttattttttttaaaaagaaataaaataaatgtttactgattaatttataatataaaagtaGATGGTTTTAACATCATTATCAGCCGAAGAAAGTAATTTTCCTTGAACAGAGGGAGGACATCTTTGGGAATGATGGGACCTCATTCATCAAATATAATTTACCTGGAAGGAAGAGTACTTTGTTCAAATTGAGAACCCCACATTGTGACGCCATTATGCTGAACTTTGGAGGCAAATATGCGGCGGCATGTTTCCTCCGTCTAGTCAAATAAAACTTCTTGGTTTCATTCCATTTATGTTTATTTCTTGCGttttacaataattttaaataaaacatcgTTTATCTCACAAGTCAAGCATTGTTATGACAAGTTTAGAATGACATATGTTACCCCCATAATCTTTAATTAATCATCATCTTGGatattatatatacatcaaTGAAGCGAATCAAAATCTCAAGTGTTGGTTTAACTATAAAATAG
This genomic window contains:
- the LOC140967791 gene encoding transcription factor EMB1444-like isoform X1, whose amino-acid sequence is MESQLQQMLRSLCFNTGWKYAIFWKLKHQEQMILTWEDAYYDGNLCPDKKYFIEAAHSLNYGLYSHDLLGLALAKMSYQVYSLGEGIVGQVAVSGKHSWIYSDKHVADFSSTSETFDGWQNQFSAGIKTIAVVAVIPHGVVQLGSLHKISEDLKLIKHIRNVFSYLQDSLARVIHSSLHNTLQNSCLSDACARIPNSAGNHDHKMILGSSFYDDGTSLCSHFLSSIGSNHASISPLSGGSLTLKMKMHERSECSMPENEISLPSSSESILTRKKRQEAMGSFCEIKCGEETNDLKDLVKRPEILSLPAVKNVKGDNLYLYDTTIPTDGHQMNLSCLPLENLDSLTFQDQSEFYVPETPSEQLHPDFERNLEIESKFDNFEMHLSPFSFSSGYELYEALGPSFRKQNGYVWEAGKKNSDMAIENPEGMGSSSLLMENPDMHLLDALVAKVSGKDDDANIAKSYQETEESLFSAERTPCTSVGTIRSTGYSFDRATSSSLNSVPCGVESLKGLLSPSSSRGSGLLERPWEPVKMNKKRTRTGENSRPRPRDRQLIQDRIKELRELVPSGSKVCSIDSLLERTIKHMLFLQSITKHAEKLHKCSASKLLDKNTDMWRFSSEQGSSWAMEVGNNSKVFPIIVENINMHGQMLVEMLCDRCSQFLDIAETIRSLGLTILKGVSESYGNKTWICFVVEGQNNKSMHRMDVLWSLMQILQSKISS
- the LOC140967791 gene encoding transcription factor EMB1444-like isoform X4 yields the protein MESQLQQMLRSLCFNTGWKYAIFWKLKHQEQMILTWEDAYYDGNLCPDKKYFIEAAHSLNYGLYSHDLLGLALAKMSYQVYSLGEGIVGQVAVSGKHSWIYSDKHVADFSSTSETFDGWQNQFSAGIKTIAVVAVIPHGVVQLGSLHKISEDLKLIKHIRNVFSYLQDSLARVIHSSLHNTLQNSCLSDACARIPNSAGNHDHKMILGSSFYDDGTSLCSHFLSSIGSNHASISPLSGGSLTLKMKMHERSECSMPENEISLPSSSESILTRKKRQEAMGSFCEIKCGEETNDLKDLVKRPEILSLPAVKNVKGDNLYLYDTTIPTDGHQMNLSCLPLENLDSLTFQDQSEFYVPETPSEQLHPDFERNLEIESKFDNFEMHLSPFSFSSGYELYEALGPSFRKQNGYVWEAGKKNSDMAIENPEGMGSSSLLMENPDMHLLDALVAKVSGKDDDANIAKSYQETEESLFSAERTPCTSVGTIRSTGYSFDRATSSSLNSVPCGVESLKGLLSPSSSRGSGLLERPWEPVKMNKKRTRTGENSRPRPRDRQLIQDRIKELRELVPSGSKCSIDSLLERTIKHMLFLQSITKHAEKLHKCSASKLLDKNTDMWRFSSEQGSSWAMEVGNNSKVFPIIVENINMHGQMLVEMLCDRCSQFLDIAETIRSLGLTILKGVSESYGNKTWICFVVENNKSMHRMDVLWSLMQILQSKISS
- the LOC140967791 gene encoding transcription factor EMB1444-like isoform X2; the protein is MESQLQQMLRSLCFNTGWKYAIFWKLKHQEQMILTWEDAYYDGNLCPDKKYFIEAAHSLNYGLYSHDLLGLALAKMSYQVYSLGEGIVGQVAVSGKHSWIYSDKHVADFSSTSETFDGWQNQFSAGIKTIAVVAVIPHGVVQLGSLHKISEDLKLIKHIRNVFSYLQDSLARVIHSSLHNTLQNSCLSDACARIPNSAGNHDHKMILGSSFYDDGTSLCSHFLSSIGSNHASISPLSGGSLTLKMKMHERSECSMPENEISLPSSSESILTRKKRQEAMGSFCEIKCGEETNDLKDLVKRPEILSLPAVKNVKGDNLYLYDTTIPTDGHQMNLSCLPLENLDSLTFQDQSEFYVPETPSEQLHPDFERNLEIESKFDNFEMHLSPFSFSSGYELYEALGPSFRKQNGYVWEAGKKNSDMAIENPEGMGSSSLLMENPDMHLLDALVAKVSGKDDDANIAKSYQETEESLFSAERTPCTSVGTIRSTGYSFDRATSSSLNSVPCGVESLKGLLSPSSSRGSGLLERPWEPVKMNKKRTRTGENSRPRPRDRQLIQDRIKELRELVPSGSKCSIDSLLERTIKHMLFLQSITKHAEKLHKCSASKLLDKNTDMWRFSSEQGSSWAMEVGNNSKVFPIIVENINMHGQMLVEMLCDRCSQFLDIAETIRSLGLTILKGVSESYGNKTWICFVVEGQNNKSMHRMDVLWSLMQILQSKISS
- the LOC140967791 gene encoding transcription factor EMB1444-like isoform X5, with the translated sequence MESQLQQMLRSLCFNTGWKYAIFWKLKHQEQMILTWEDAYYDGNLCPDKKYFIEAAHSLNYGLYSHDLLGLALAKMSYQVYSLGEGIVGQVAVSGKHSWIYSDKHVADFSSTSETFDGWQNQFSAGIKTIAVVAVIPHGVVQLGSLHKSDACARIPNSAGNHDHKMILGSSFYDDGTSLCSHFLSSIGSNHASISPLSGGSLTLKMKMHERSECSMPENEISLPSSSESILTRKKRQEAMGSFCEIKCGEETNDLKDLVKRPEILSLPAVKNVKGDNLYLYDTTIPTDGHQMNLSCLPLENLDSLTFQDQSEFYVPETPSEQLHPDFERNLEIESKFDNFEMHLSPFSFSSGYELYEALGPSFRKQNGYVWEAGKKNSDMAIENPEGMGSSSLLMENPDMHLLDALVAKVSGKDDDANIAKSYQETEESLFSAERTPCTSVGTIRSTGYSFDRATSSSLNSVPCGVESLKGLLSPSSSRGSGLLERPWEPVKMNKKRTRTGENSRPRPRDRQLIQDRIKELRELVPSGSKVCSIDSLLERTIKHMLFLQSITKHAEKLHKCSASKLLDKNTDMWRFSSEQGSSWAMEVGNNSKVFPIIVENINMHGQMLVEMLCDRCSQFLDIAETIRSLGLTILKGVSESYGNKTWICFVVEGQNNKSMHRMDVLWSLMQILQSKISS
- the LOC140967791 gene encoding transcription factor EMB1444-like isoform X3, producing the protein MESQLQQMLRSLCFNTGWKYAIFWKLKHQEQMILTWEDAYYDGNLCPDKKYFIEAAHSLNYGLYSHDLLGLALAKMSYQVYSLGEGIVGQVAVSGKHSWIYSDKHVADFSSTSETFDGWQNQFSAGIKTIAVVAVIPHGVVQLGSLHKISEDLKLIKHIRNVFSYLQDSLARVIHSSLHNTLQNSCLSDACARIPNSAGNHDHKMILGSSFYDDGTSLCSHFLSSIGSNHASISPLSGGSLTLKMKMHERSECSMPENEISLPSSSESILTRKKRQEAMGSFCEIKCGEETNDLKDLVKRPEILSLPAVKNVKGDNLYLYDTTIPTDGHQMNLSCLPLENLDSLTFQDQSEFYVPETPSEQLHPDFERNLEIESKFDNFEMHLSPFSFSSGYELYEALGPSFRKQNGYVWEAGKKNSDMAIENPEGMGSSSLLMENPDMHLLDALVAKVSGKDDDANIAKSYQETEESLFSAERTPCTSVGTIRSTGYSFDRATSSSLNSVPCGVESLKGLLSPSSSRGSGLLERPWEPVKMNKKRTRTGENSRPRPRDRQLIQDRIKELRELVPSGSKVCSIDSLLERTIKHMLFLQSITKHAEKLHKCSASKLLDKNTDMWRFSSEQGSSWAMEVGNNSKVFPIIVENINMHGQMLVEMLCDRCSQFLDIAETIRSLGLTILKGVSESYGNKTWICFVVENNKSMHRMDVLWSLMQILQSKISS